The Chitinophagales bacterium genome includes a region encoding these proteins:
- the rpsP gene encoding 30S ribosomal protein S16 produces the protein MAVKIRLQRMGRKQKPFYHIIIADSRSPRDGKFIEQIGTYDPTTIPASVDINKDKALDWLQKGAQPTDTVHKILSFKGILYHKHLLRGVKKGVVPQEVADQRWQQWEDAHRTAILDAKEKGRKGIKKKKGKGGAAAATTAS, from the coding sequence ATGGCCGTAAAAATCAGATTACAAAGAATGGGAAGAAAGCAAAAGCCTTTCTATCACATTATTATCGCAGACTCACGTTCACCAAGAGATGGTAAGTTCATCGAACAGATCGGCACCTACGATCCTACCACCATCCCTGCTTCTGTTGACATTAACAAAGACAAAGCGCTCGACTGGCTGCAAAAAGGTGCACAGCCGACAGACACTGTGCACAAAATTTTATCTTTTAAAGGCATTCTTTATCATAAGCACCTTTTACGCGGGGTAAAGAAAGGCGTGGTTCCGCAGGAAGTGGCTGATCAGAGATGGCAACAATGGGAAGATGCACACCGGACTGCCATCCTGGATGCCAAAGAAAAAGGACGCAAAGGCATTAAGAAGAAAAAAGGCAAAGGCGGTGCCGCTGCAGCCACAACTGCTTCTTAA